From the Maioricimonas rarisocia genome, one window contains:
- the corA gene encoding magnesium/cobalt transporter CorA: MLGDPDAPPPRIRAVCYGGGQFIEQEIEDCDEIEPLLDKFAVTWINVDGLGDAKLIRQLASLFGLHPLAVEDVVHVHQRAKVEDYGDHLFLVARMVHLLQETDADDVAPAGLGLSTEQLSIFLGGRFVLTFQEAPGDCLDPVRQRLRKNVGRLRQAGTDYLAYALLDAVIDSYFPIIERYAEALDLIEEDLDEGGSPEELVKLHHLRRELLLLRRAAWPLREAVSWLMRDGHKLIEEATQVYLRDCADHVFQILDVVESYRDLCADLREYFFSLTSHRTNEIMRLLTIIATIFIPLSFVAGVYGMNFDSNVSFWNMPELHWEYGYFTALGIMAGIAGVMLSYFWRKGWLQP, translated from the coding sequence GTGCTCGGCGATCCCGATGCTCCGCCGCCGCGGATTCGGGCCGTCTGCTATGGCGGTGGCCAGTTCATCGAGCAGGAGATCGAGGACTGCGACGAAATTGAGCCGCTGCTCGACAAGTTCGCCGTCACGTGGATCAACGTCGACGGGCTGGGTGACGCGAAGCTGATCCGTCAACTGGCCAGCCTGTTCGGACTTCATCCGCTGGCGGTCGAAGACGTCGTGCACGTGCACCAGCGGGCGAAGGTGGAAGACTACGGAGACCACCTGTTTCTGGTGGCCCGGATGGTTCACCTCCTTCAGGAGACGGATGCGGACGATGTGGCCCCGGCCGGGCTTGGGCTCTCGACCGAGCAGCTCAGCATCTTTCTGGGGGGCCGGTTCGTGCTGACGTTTCAGGAGGCACCCGGGGACTGCCTCGACCCGGTCCGTCAGCGGCTGCGGAAGAACGTGGGACGGCTGAGGCAGGCAGGGACAGACTATCTGGCGTACGCGCTGCTGGATGCGGTCATCGACAGCTATTTTCCGATTATCGAACGCTACGCCGAAGCACTCGATCTGATCGAAGAGGATCTCGACGAAGGAGGTTCGCCTGAAGAGCTGGTGAAGCTGCACCACCTCCGCCGGGAACTGCTGCTGCTTCGACGAGCCGCCTGGCCGCTGCGGGAGGCCGTGTCGTGGTTGATGCGTGACGGACACAAGCTGATTGAAGAAGCGACGCAGGTCTATCTGCGGGACTGTGCCGACCATGTCTTCCAGATCCTGGACGTCGTCGAGAGTTACCGGGATCTGTGTGCGGACCTGCGCGAGTACTTCTTCTCGCTGACCAGCCATCGCACCAACGAGATCATGCGGCTGCTGACGATCATCGCGACGATCTTCATCCCGCTCAGTTTTGTCGCCGGCGTCTATGGGATGAATTTCGATTCGAACGTGTCGTTCTGGAACATGCCGGAGCTGCACTGGGAGTACGGCTATTTCACCGCCCTGGGAATCATGGCGGGGATCGCCGGCGTGATGCTGAGCTACTTCTGGCGGAAGGGTTGGCTGCAGCCGTAG
- a CDS encoding ATP-dependent zinc protease family protein: MESKPRKRKKSPPAGPLPIIGWREWLALPELGIDAVKAKIDTGARSSSLHAIHVERFQQDGREFVRFKVHPLQRDSRTTVTSTAEVLEFRHIRSSSGHATLRPVILTPVEVLGQRWNIEVTLANRDEMGFRMLLGREAVRKRFLVDPGASYCDSSRVPESRRKRRTDSPAKRPQA, from the coding sequence ATGGAATCGAAACCGAGGAAACGGAAGAAGTCCCCCCCGGCCGGGCCGCTGCCGATCATCGGCTGGCGGGAGTGGCTGGCTCTGCCCGAGTTGGGGATCGACGCGGTGAAGGCGAAAATCGATACGGGGGCGCGGTCCTCGTCGCTGCATGCAATCCATGTCGAACGGTTCCAGCAGGATGGCCGGGAATTCGTGCGGTTCAAGGTGCATCCGCTGCAGCGGGACTCACGAACGACGGTCACCAGCACGGCGGAAGTCCTGGAATTCCGGCACATCCGAAGCTCGAGCGGTCACGCGACCCTGCGGCCGGTGATTCTGACGCCAGTCGAAGTTCTCGGGCAGCGATGGAACATCGAGGTGACGCTGGCCAACCGGGACGAGATGGGGTTCCGGATGCTGCTGGGTCGAGAAGCGGTTCGAAAGCGATTTCTGGTTGACCCGGGAGCCTCGTACTGCGACAGTTCCCGCGTTCCGGAGTCCCGCCGCAAACGTCGCACCGACAGCCCCGCCAAGCGTCCCCAGGCATGA
- the rimK gene encoding 30S ribosomal protein S6--L-glutamate ligase: MKIAILSHKASLYSTRRLKEAGEQRGHTMHVIDYLRCYMDITSRRAKVMYSGKELTGYDAVIPRIGASNTFYGTAVVRQFEVMGVFSSNDSQAITRSRDKLRCMQLLAREGIGLPVTGFAHSTKDIDGLIDTVGGPPLVVKLIEGTQGVGVILAETRKAAEAVIEAFRGLKANILVQEYIGEAGGCDLRCLVVGGKVVASMERRAARGTGEFRSNLHRGGTAHKVRITPDERSTAVRAAKAMGLRVAGVDILRSNHGPLVMEVNSSPGLEGVENATSVDVASRIIEFLEQSPRRIPRRDRIKG, encoded by the coding sequence ATGAAGATCGCGATTCTGTCCCACAAGGCGTCGCTGTATTCCACGCGCCGCCTGAAGGAAGCCGGAGAGCAGCGCGGGCACACGATGCACGTCATCGACTACCTGCGGTGCTACATGGATATCACCTCACGACGCGCGAAGGTGATGTACTCCGGGAAGGAGCTGACCGGCTACGACGCCGTCATCCCCCGCATCGGCGCATCCAACACGTTCTACGGAACGGCCGTCGTGCGACAATTCGAGGTGATGGGTGTCTTCTCCTCCAATGACTCCCAAGCGATCACCCGCTCCCGGGACAAGCTTCGGTGCATGCAGCTGCTCGCCCGCGAAGGGATCGGACTTCCGGTGACCGGCTTCGCCCATTCGACCAAGGACATCGACGGGCTGATCGACACGGTTGGCGGCCCGCCGCTGGTGGTCAAGCTGATCGAAGGAACGCAGGGGGTCGGCGTCATCCTCGCCGAGACCCGCAAGGCGGCCGAGGCGGTGATCGAGGCGTTCCGCGGACTGAAGGCCAATATCCTCGTGCAGGAATACATCGGCGAGGCGGGCGGGTGTGACCTGCGGTGCCTGGTCGTCGGCGGCAAGGTGGTCGCCTCGATGGAGCGGCGGGCTGCACGGGGAACCGGGGAATTTCGCTCGAACCTGCACCGGGGCGGTACGGCTCACAAGGTGCGGATCACGCCGGACGAACGCTCGACTGCCGTCCGGGCCGCCAAGGCGATGGGGCTGCGTGTGGCGGGCGTCGACATCCTCCGCTCGAATCACGGCCCGCTGGTGATGGAGGTGAACTCGTCTCCCGGACTCGAAGGGGTCGAGAACGCCACCAGTGTCGACGTGGCCAGCCGCATCATCGAGTTTCTCGAGCAGAGTCCGCGGCGGATCCCCAGGCGGGACCGGATCAAGGGCTGA
- a CDS encoding outer membrane protein assembly factor BamB family protein — MRAVSRRRLIQLGLALLCSVAISSSLTAADRFEGPAWPDFRNGFALHGIADGTLPDDLQLLWEVTTPDGVTSTPAIAQGRVYAGTISGDLLCLDLKTGKEFWKYHSIESVDPDEFAPGFLAPVTIDASTVFVGDDSGVFHAVERDTGKKRWTFETDGEIIGGATLLGDSRVMVGSHDGRLYCLDRKTGKEVWQFDTQGPINGSQALAGQFTFVTGCDKPILRVVNVEGGTEETEIPIESLLIASPALRGDNLYFGTDSGEVIAMNWKDQAIAWTYADPSRQQQIHSSPAVTDDVVVIGSRDKRVHCIDRATGKPRWTYATRAKIDCSPVIAGNRVVFGSADKNLYMVNLEDGSEVWKYNTGQSITGSPAVVGGYMVIGTDQVDGRILCFGPKP, encoded by the coding sequence ATGCGCGCTGTCTCCCGCCGTCGTCTGATTCAACTCGGCCTCGCTCTGCTCTGTTCTGTCGCCATCAGCAGCTCTCTGACCGCGGCCGATCGCTTCGAAGGACCCGCCTGGCCCGATTTCCGCAACGGCTTTGCCCTGCACGGAATCGCCGACGGAACGCTCCCCGACGATCTGCAGCTTCTCTGGGAAGTGACCACTCCGGACGGCGTTACCTCCACACCGGCCATTGCTCAGGGGCGTGTCTACGCCGGTACAATCAGCGGAGATCTGCTCTGCCTGGATCTGAAGACCGGCAAGGAATTCTGGAAGTACCACTCCATCGAGTCGGTCGATCCGGACGAGTTCGCGCCCGGCTTCCTGGCTCCCGTGACGATCGACGCCTCGACAGTCTTTGTCGGCGACGACTCGGGCGTCTTTCACGCCGTCGAACGGGACACCGGCAAGAAACGCTGGACCTTCGAAACGGACGGCGAAATCATCGGCGGAGCGACGCTGCTCGGCGATTCCCGCGTCATGGTCGGCTCGCACGACGGTCGCCTCTACTGCCTCGACCGCAAGACCGGCAAGGAAGTCTGGCAGTTCGATACGCAGGGCCCCATCAACGGCTCGCAGGCGCTGGCCGGCCAGTTCACCTTCGTGACAGGCTGCGACAAGCCGATCCTCCGCGTCGTCAATGTCGAGGGCGGAACCGAAGAAACGGAGATCCCGATCGAGTCGTTGCTGATCGCCTCGCCCGCACTGCGGGGGGACAACCTTTACTTCGGCACCGACTCGGGCGAGGTCATCGCCATGAACTGGAAAGACCAGGCGATCGCCTGGACCTACGCCGACCCCAGCCGCCAGCAGCAGATCCACTCGTCGCCGGCAGTTACTGATGATGTCGTCGTCATTGGCAGCCGCGACAAGCGGGTGCACTGCATCGACCGTGCAACCGGCAAGCCGCGGTGGACCTACGCCACCCGTGCGAAAATCGACTGCTCGCCCGTCATTGCAGGAAATCGCGTGGTGTTCGGGTCGGCCGACAAGAACCTCTACATGGTCAACCTCGAGGACGGCAGCGAGGTCTGGAAGTACAACACCGGCCAGTCGATCACCGGTTCGCCGGCCGTGGTCGGCGGCTACATGGTGATCGGTACCGACCAGGTGGACGGCCGCATCCTCTGTTTCGGGCCGAAACCATGA
- a CDS encoding iron-containing alcohol dehydrogenase has protein sequence MSAPESTPLPQANFNYDPRTRVVCGPGVIGQLGELVREYGGRRVLLVTDKGLKQAGHEQRGLDLLQEAGLEVAIFDDVHCNPSTADVEQGVDFARQQNVDFIVGLGGGSSMDCAKGINFLLTNGGKMQDYKGVGRASKPMLPLIAVPTTAGTGSEAQSFAVIADAQTHMKMACGDKKAAAKVALLDPELTVTMPATVTAVTGVDAISHAVETYVTSKRNFVSQMFSRQAWKLLCRSFPVVLEEPNNIDARGDMQLGAHLAGAAIENSMLGATHALANPLSAHFDVVHGVAIGVMLPHVVRFNQSVVGHLYGDLAADAGLCEADDPQAPALLASWISSVVARSGAPTTLTDCEVDPQRVPQMAADAAAQWTGNFNPRPVDPQLLEELYRCALSPAVV, from the coding sequence ATGTCCGCCCCGGAGAGTACTCCCCTGCCCCAGGCAAACTTCAACTACGATCCGCGCACACGGGTCGTCTGTGGTCCCGGTGTGATCGGACAGCTCGGCGAGCTGGTCCGCGAGTACGGGGGCCGCCGTGTCCTGCTCGTGACCGACAAGGGCCTCAAGCAGGCCGGGCACGAACAGCGGGGGCTCGACCTCTTGCAGGAAGCCGGCCTCGAAGTGGCCATCTTCGACGATGTCCACTGCAACCCCTCCACCGCCGACGTCGAACAGGGTGTCGACTTCGCCCGTCAGCAGAATGTCGATTTTATCGTTGGCCTTGGCGGCGGCAGCAGCATGGACTGCGCCAAGGGGATCAACTTTCTGCTGACCAACGGCGGAAAGATGCAGGACTACAAGGGGGTCGGCCGGGCGTCGAAGCCGATGCTGCCCCTCATCGCCGTTCCCACCACCGCAGGGACTGGCAGCGAAGCCCAGTCCTTTGCAGTCATCGCCGATGCTCAGACCCACATGAAGATGGCCTGCGGCGACAAGAAGGCCGCGGCAAAGGTCGCCCTGCTCGATCCCGAACTGACCGTCACGATGCCCGCGACGGTCACGGCCGTCACCGGTGTCGATGCCATCAGCCATGCCGTCGAAACCTATGTGACCAGCAAACGGAACTTCGTCTCGCAGATGTTCAGCCGGCAGGCCTGGAAGCTGCTCTGCCGGTCGTTCCCCGTCGTACTCGAAGAGCCGAACAATATTGACGCTCGCGGCGACATGCAGCTGGGAGCCCATCTGGCCGGCGCGGCAATCGAGAACTCGATGCTCGGGGCCACGCACGCCCTGGCCAATCCGCTGTCGGCTCACTTCGACGTCGTGCACGGCGTGGCCATCGGCGTCATGCTGCCGCACGTCGTCCGGTTCAACCAGAGTGTCGTGGGACACCTTTACGGAGATCTGGCGGCTGATGCCGGGTTGTGTGAGGCCGACGACCCGCAGGCCCCTGCACTCCTGGCCAGCTGGATCAGCAGTGTGGTGGCCCGGTCGGGAGCGCCGACCACGCTCACCGACTGCGAGGTTGATCCGCAACGGGTCCCTCAGATGGCCGCCGATGCCGCCGCCCAGTGGACCGGCAACTTCAATCCCCGTCCGGTCGATCCCCAATTGCTGGAGGAGCTCTACCGATGCGCGCTGTCTCCCGCCGTCGTCTGA
- a CDS encoding RluA family pseudouridine synthase, translated as MSVPFAAELIVEEYLHGLRIDTFLVRHFRNYTMWRMQRMVRAGAATVDDAPAEQTQRVFVGQRVRIRLLEPPDKLLTPERESLPILYEDLWMIAVNKPAGLIAHPTGEFQSGTLANVVQAHLDERTPLKGLLRPGVVHRLDRQTSGAIVLATDHLAHRNLSMAFETSRISKSYLALVEGVMERPSGTINRPIGRARSGRHVLMSARPDAIGAKPAKTHYTVLERFADHTLVRAIPVTGRNHQIRVHLASIGHPLVGDEFYAANGRIKPLRSGGDDDEREIETGLPIRRHALHAERLCLAHPITQVWMELQARLPDDFSAALQVLREQPRDGNTTDSGAAAPSATR; from the coding sequence GTGTCCGTCCCGTTTGCCGCAGAGCTGATCGTCGAGGAATACCTGCACGGGTTGCGGATCGATACGTTCCTGGTACGCCACTTCCGCAACTACACGATGTGGCGGATGCAGCGGATGGTGCGTGCCGGCGCCGCCACTGTCGACGATGCTCCCGCCGAACAGACGCAGCGTGTCTTCGTCGGGCAGCGGGTGAGGATCCGTCTGCTCGAGCCGCCCGACAAACTGCTGACTCCCGAACGGGAATCGCTGCCGATCCTCTACGAAGACCTGTGGATGATCGCGGTCAACAAGCCGGCCGGGCTGATCGCGCATCCGACCGGCGAGTTCCAGTCGGGAACTCTGGCGAACGTCGTGCAGGCCCACCTCGATGAGCGAACCCCGCTGAAAGGTCTGCTGCGACCGGGTGTCGTCCATCGGCTCGATCGACAGACGAGCGGTGCGATCGTGCTGGCGACCGACCATCTGGCCCACCGCAACCTCTCGATGGCGTTTGAGACCAGCCGGATCTCGAAATCATACCTGGCTCTGGTCGAAGGTGTGATGGAACGCCCGTCCGGGACGATCAACCGCCCGATCGGCCGGGCCCGCAGCGGTCGCCACGTGCTGATGTCAGCCCGACCGGACGCGATTGGAGCCAAGCCGGCCAAGACCCACTATACGGTGCTCGAGCGGTTCGCCGACCACACCCTGGTCCGGGCCATCCCCGTCACCGGGCGCAATCACCAGATTCGCGTGCATCTGGCGTCGATCGGGCACCCGCTGGTCGGCGACGAGTTCTATGCGGCGAACGGACGGATCAAGCCGCTGCGCAGCGGCGGAGACGACGACGAACGTGAAATCGAGACGGGACTGCCGATCCGGCGGCACGCCCTTCACGCCGAACGGCTCTGCCTGGCCCACCCGATCACGCAGGTCTGGATGGAGCTGCAGGCCCGGCTGCCAGACGATTTCTCCGCAGCGCTGCAGGTTCTGAGGGAGCAGCCGCGGGATGGGAACACAACGGACTCCGGGGCAGCGGCCCCGTCTGCGACCCGGTAA
- the msrP gene encoding protein-methionine-sulfoxide reductase catalytic subunit MsrP yields MTSAIRRIWNVPESLHTPESVYFNRRRHRREFLRTALAGTLSVGIGGLLAGCSRPSDEELEEAGRVEPLPEEFTSLYPAERNAAFEYGRPETDKRAAAEYTNFYEFTGPSQWKDTYNYVDKFEPTPWTVEIDGMCSKPQTLDLDDLYRKMSLEERAYRHRCVETWAMCVPWTGFRLRDLLALAEPQPAAKYVLMETFHRPEQAPYVPKNSSYPWPYQEGLTIEEATNELTFMALGVYGEPLPKQHGAPVRLVIPWKYGFKSIKSIVRITLTDEQPATFWNTLVPNEYDFQANVDPDVAHPRWSQKTEWMLGTKERYPTLKYNGYGEYVGSLYPA; encoded by the coding sequence GTGACCTCCGCCATTCGTCGTATCTGGAACGTTCCCGAGTCACTCCACACGCCCGAAAGCGTCTACTTCAATCGTCGGCGTCATCGGCGGGAATTCCTGCGAACCGCGCTTGCAGGGACACTGTCGGTGGGAATCGGAGGGCTGCTAGCGGGCTGTTCCCGTCCCAGCGACGAGGAACTCGAGGAAGCGGGACGTGTCGAGCCGCTGCCCGAGGAGTTTACGTCGCTGTATCCAGCCGAGCGAAACGCCGCTTTCGAGTACGGACGCCCCGAGACCGACAAGCGTGCGGCCGCCGAGTACACGAATTTCTACGAGTTCACCGGGCCGTCACAGTGGAAGGACACGTACAACTACGTCGACAAGTTCGAGCCGACACCCTGGACCGTCGAGATCGACGGCATGTGCTCGAAACCGCAGACGCTCGACCTGGACGACCTGTATCGAAAGATGAGCCTGGAAGAGCGGGCGTACCGTCACCGCTGCGTTGAAACCTGGGCGATGTGCGTGCCGTGGACCGGATTCCGGTTGCGGGACCTGCTGGCGCTGGCGGAACCACAGCCCGCAGCGAAGTACGTCCTGATGGAGACGTTTCATCGCCCCGAGCAGGCGCCGTACGTCCCGAAGAACTCGAGCTACCCCTGGCCGTACCAGGAAGGCCTGACCATCGAGGAGGCGACGAACGAGCTGACGTTCATGGCACTGGGCGTCTATGGAGAACCGCTGCCCAAGCAGCATGGAGCCCCGGTCCGGCTGGTGATTCCGTGGAAGTACGGCTTCAAGAGCATCAAGTCGATCGTGCGGATCACGCTGACCGACGAGCAGCCGGCGACCTTCTGGAATACGCTGGTCCCGAACGAGTACGACTTCCAGGCCAACGTCGATCCGGACGTCGCCCACCCCCGGTGGAGCCAGAAGACAGAGTGGATGCTGGGAACAAAGGAGCGGTATCCCACCCTCAAGTACAACGGCTACGGCGAGTACGTCGGCAGCCTGTACCCGGCGTGA
- a CDS encoding LOG family protein, whose product MSDEQPAEGRLTSLCVFCGSSHGTRPEYQQATRAFGQMMAREGLRLVYGGGDVGLMGVLADAVMEAGGEVTGVIPDALMAREVGHHGITDLRVVGSMHERKALMADLADGFVALPGGLGTFEELCEILTWAQLGIHTKPVGLLDIAGYYDHFAALLDHATAEGFVREAHRDLLLVETEGEALLQRMRAYRPPTVAPWLNRQET is encoded by the coding sequence GTGAGCGACGAGCAACCGGCAGAGGGACGTTTGACATCCCTGTGCGTCTTCTGCGGATCGAGCCACGGGACACGTCCGGAATACCAGCAGGCGACGCGGGCGTTCGGCCAGATGATGGCGCGCGAAGGTCTGCGACTGGTGTACGGCGGCGGAGACGTCGGCCTGATGGGCGTCCTGGCGGATGCCGTGATGGAAGCAGGGGGCGAAGTAACCGGCGTGATTCCCGATGCCCTGATGGCGCGGGAAGTCGGTCACCACGGCATCACCGACCTTCGTGTCGTCGGTTCGATGCACGAACGCAAGGCGTTGATGGCGGACCTGGCCGACGGGTTCGTCGCACTGCCGGGTGGACTGGGCACGTTTGAAGAACTGTGCGAGATCCTCACCTGGGCGCAGCTCGGCATTCACACGAAACCGGTCGGACTGCTGGATATCGCCGGCTACTACGATCACTTTGCCGCACTGCTCGACCATGCGACGGCGGAGGGGTTCGTGCGGGAGGCGCATCGGGATCTGCTGCTGGTCGAAACCGAGGGCGAAGCCCTGCTGCAGCGAATGCGGGCGTATCGCCCCCCGACGGTCGCCCCGTGGCTGAACCGGCAGGAGACGTAG
- a CDS encoding Hpt domain-containing protein, producing the protein MSFTRVKRDVALERCGGDEELLQEIAGLFLETVPASLDTLRTALKEGDLVVARRAAHTLKNSFDNLGATTARDAAMAVEVAAVEERRDELATLTTKVEDELDAVLPEVCVLAGSTA; encoded by the coding sequence ATGTCGTTTACACGAGTCAAACGCGACGTAGCCCTGGAGCGTTGCGGCGGTGACGAAGAACTGCTGCAGGAGATCGCCGGCCTGTTCCTCGAGACGGTGCCCGCTTCACTGGACACGTTGAGGACGGCTCTGAAAGAGGGCGACCTGGTCGTCGCCCGGCGGGCCGCCCACACGCTGAAGAACTCGTTCGACAACCTCGGGGCAACCACGGCCCGGGATGCGGCGATGGCCGTCGAAGTGGCCGCCGTAGAGGAACGTCGCGATGAGCTCGCGACGCTGACGACGAAAGTCGAAGACGAACTGGATGCCGTCCTGCCCGAAGTGTGCGTGCTCGCCGGCAGCACCGCCTGA
- a CDS encoding NAD(P)-dependent oxidoreductase has product MPPEPSETIGLIGLGLLGSALAARLQQAGFGVHGYDVDEATRAAASVQGVSVAGRLEELSRRGTIVLCLPSSREVGEVVDALRPALSPATRVIDTTTGDPTETALIGEELSGYGIDYVDATVAGSSAQVREGRGVILAGGPAEAIADCDELLRALTPTVLHVGPCGSGAKMKLVVNLVLGLNRAVLAEGLAFAERLGLDAATALHALKVTPAYSAAMDTKGEKMVQREFDPQARLRQHLKDVRLMLAAARRTNAHVPLTLQHEALLSKLVEAGYGEEDNSAILRAFTDGEVS; this is encoded by the coding sequence GTGCCGCCCGAACCGTCGGAAACCATCGGACTGATTGGCCTGGGCCTGCTTGGTTCGGCACTGGCGGCGCGGCTGCAGCAGGCCGGGTTTGGCGTGCATGGCTACGACGTCGATGAAGCCACGCGCGCGGCAGCCTCAGTGCAGGGGGTCTCGGTCGCCGGGCGACTCGAAGAGCTGAGCCGGCGCGGAACAATTGTGCTCTGCCTCCCTTCCAGTCGCGAGGTGGGCGAGGTCGTCGACGCCCTGCGGCCGGCGCTCTCGCCCGCGACACGCGTGATCGACACCACAACGGGTGATCCGACCGAAACAGCATTGATTGGCGAAGAACTGTCCGGCTACGGGATCGACTATGTCGACGCGACCGTGGCCGGCTCGAGCGCCCAGGTCCGGGAGGGGCGGGGTGTGATCCTCGCCGGCGGTCCAGCGGAAGCCATCGCGGACTGTGACGAACTTCTGCGCGCACTGACCCCCACGGTGCTCCATGTCGGCCCGTGCGGCAGCGGTGCGAAGATGAAGCTCGTCGTGAACCTGGTGCTCGGGCTGAACCGGGCGGTGCTGGCCGAGGGGCTGGCGTTCGCCGAGCGGCTGGGGCTCGACGCGGCAACGGCGCTGCACGCCCTGAAGGTCACACCCGCGTACTCGGCTGCGATGGATACAAAGGGGGAGAAGATGGTGCAGCGGGAGTTCGATCCGCAAGCACGGCTGCGGCAGCACCTGAAGGATGTGCGGCTGATGCTGGCGGCGGCGCGACGGACGAACGCCCATGTGCCATTGACGCTGCAGCACGAGGCGCTGCTTTCGAAACTCGTGGAAGCGGGCTACGGCGAGGAAGACAACAGCGCGATCCTGCGAGCCTTTACCGACGGGGAAGTGTCGTAG
- a CDS encoding tetratricopeptide repeat protein: MVVLLISTTGFVSGEAPPTRTVIVITGDAEAFAGTQSLGPVAPGRVLRFSRRQDEWLMIPRLGGWVHQDKVQAIDEAEEYFDKLIEEEPTPQAWHHRGIVRLELDRSEEAVDDFTKAIEEGLKSANVHINRGIALQQQEKYREAIEDYTEAIKLDPQSALAFDNRSVALTALGQYDEALADANRALEIDSELAEALNHRGNIRTFQGKFDEAVKDYTAAIENFRGYSEAFVNRAYALEQLGQFDAAVIDYEEALRLEPDSALAANNFAWMLATCANEKARDGQRAVELAEKACELTGNRNGEYLDTLAAAHARAGDFEAAIERAKEALELLPDDMKPETQARLELYRNGQAYAEEPAG; the protein is encoded by the coding sequence ATGGTGGTTCTCCTGATCTCGACAACCGGTTTCGTCAGTGGGGAAGCGCCTCCAACGCGGACCGTGATCGTCATCACCGGCGATGCCGAAGCGTTTGCCGGCACGCAATCCCTGGGCCCTGTCGCACCGGGACGCGTGCTGCGGTTTTCGCGTCGCCAGGACGAGTGGCTGATGATTCCGCGGCTGGGTGGATGGGTGCATCAGGACAAGGTCCAGGCGATCGACGAGGCCGAAGAGTACTTTGACAAGCTGATCGAAGAAGAGCCGACGCCGCAGGCATGGCATCACCGGGGCATCGTACGTCTGGAACTGGACCGCTCGGAAGAAGCGGTGGACGACTTCACCAAAGCGATCGAGGAGGGTCTGAAGTCTGCCAACGTGCACATCAACCGCGGCATTGCGCTTCAGCAGCAGGAAAAGTACCGGGAGGCGATCGAAGACTACACGGAGGCGATCAAACTCGATCCGCAAAGTGCCCTGGCGTTCGACAACCGCAGCGTTGCGCTGACGGCACTCGGGCAGTACGACGAGGCCCTGGCCGACGCCAACCGGGCACTGGAGATCGATTCCGAACTGGCCGAAGCGCTGAACCACCGCGGGAACATCCGCACGTTTCAGGGGAAGTTCGACGAGGCCGTCAAGGACTACACCGCGGCGATCGAAAACTTCCGGGGCTACAGCGAAGCGTTCGTCAATCGGGCCTACGCACTCGAGCAGCTTGGTCAGTTTGACGCGGCGGTCATCGACTACGAGGAGGCGCTGCGGCTGGAACCGGACTCCGCACTGGCCGCGAACAATTTCGCGTGGATGCTGGCCACCTGTGCCAACGAGAAAGCACGCGACGGTCAGCGAGCGGTCGAACTGGCCGAAAAGGCCTGTGAACTGACCGGGAACCGCAACGGCGAGTACCTGGACACGCTGGCCGCGGCTCATGCGAGAGCCGGTGACTTCGAAGCAGCCATCGAGAGGGCCAAAGAAGCTCTCGAACTGCTACCGGATGACATGAAGCCGGAGACTCAGGCACGGCTCGAGTTGTACCGGAACGGGCAGGCGTACGCGGAGGAGCCGGCGGGTTGA